TTTCTAACTTTTTAATAGAATTTAAATGAGAGTTCAAAAGCTAGAACTATAACATATTGCTAATGTTaaaggttagttcaccgaaaatgaaaattaggctgtgttttactcaccccagaGGCATTCTAGgtttatatgatttatttctttgagacgaatccagtcagagttatataaaaaattgtcctggctattccaagctctatcattgcggtcagcaggtgttgcagtgccacagtccaaaagaagtgaaataaaaagccccTATCCATAAAAAGTGTCTcccatggctccggggggtgaacaaaggcctcctgtagtgaatcgatgcatttttgtaagaaaaatattcatattagggctgaaacgattcctcgagtaactcgattacaaaaaatgatcgaggcaaattcctctgcctctaagcctcttttaatttattttaaatctcacgtcaggttctttcacaattatttttttaaatgtgacacaacgtgtttacgtcacccacaaagctgaaggagacacaagcgctgtgtccaaaatcgcatactgcaaggagtcagcagtgttttgatttgagggcgcgtgcaaacgtaaagagaacgtcgtggtatGTCCATTGcaagagctggcataccacaactagggccctatggtttccgcgatgcagaaaacgcggagggaatcgcggaatccagtcatacaaacggaatttacagtttaacgcggaatggcacggaatatgccaaattttgaatgaattaatctaaaataggtcattgcacttacatcaaatcatgatatggactaatatctgtaaatattaagccggaacagtctatttaaatatgaatcctgcatgttctgcgtgcctctgttaatgaatgtttattaacacacactgaagcacgcgtgacgctagcggtgatttcagcgtctgctgtctcactaaataaggacacatgaacaacatctccagaactgctctgacagccactgcatgagcatttgaccgtttgatttgagtaaaactagtgtcacatcacatacacagaactgtaaaggtacatcaacccatcaaaataaaagtccggttaaagactattgttcaactaaaaaaaaaatcaaacattcttttttttcaggtttaatcgcacaacatttcttccatgttttatttttaatagtaaatcccctttgtttaccaaaaagttaagttaattttcaataattaaaagataaattaaatgaatgttttatgtgcatctcagaaaatgctttatttaaaaccccaactgaatggcacttaaatgcacttaattcatctgtcaactttattgtcattgttcacagtacaagtacagacagaaaaacaatgggtaataattaaatgttaatttttgatgtatggcattctatgcatttaaaaaataaaaatcttttttaaaaaaaaaaggaaacttagttgttcattttaagagacccaggagtcttattttctcttgcataattaatattgcacttattaagcaaaaacacattttatccgattactcaattaatcgatggaatttttggtagaatactcgattactaaaatattcgatagctacagccctaatccatattcaaaacttaataatcactttaatgtagcttgtgcCAACAGTTGTAGACGGAAGCAGCTCCGGGCTgatgatgtatgaggtcagcaTTGCGTATGCGCCAATGAGTCTTgtgaaaaccaacatttgtttGCAGgatcaaaggaagcaaagtttccttactttagcaaaagaaaaccagtctcctcttggcttatatcaaaatcctctgacattcttctttacaaatctttgttttgtacttctaattagtgaccgttgttttgttttgatctctcccctgCTTTTCTGCATACGTCAATTCTGAGCGGCACATGTGCAAAGCCGAACTCATCCGTCATCCGCCCGGAACTGCTTCTGTTTACGACAGTGAGCACAAgttagattaaagtgattattatgttttaaatatggacatttttcttacaaaaacacattgattcgttacaggaggcctttattcatcccCTTGAGCCACGCGTGACACTTCTTTTTATGGAttggtgctttttatttaacttctttttgactgaagcatgcaacacccactgagtggcaTTAAACTGCTTGAAAATTCAAAGACAGTGATACACACTTAGGTATGCCTCGGGCTAAAGAGTAAAACACAgcctgattttcatttttgggtgaactaaccctttaatgttagtGTGAGTTATGCTGGTCAGTGTAAAAATGCCATGCTGAATGTATTATAAAAGATATTAATGTAAAGTTAAAGCTGAAATACTTCTTGTTTGTCTCTTATAGATGATTTTGAAGATGATATTGGAGTCCATCCAAACTCATCCAAATCTCAGATGTGAACAGAAACATACTTCCTGAGCAAACAAGATGACCAGTAAGAAAAATCAATTGCAGAGAACAGGTGTTGTGCTATAGGAAAGATCTGCAGGCTGATTTTGGTCAGTCATGTCTCAGTCAGGTAAAATCCTCCACCTGTATGTAGAGGTGAAATCTGTCACTAATGGAGAAGGAAAAGACCTGGGAGATGTGGCGAAAACAGACTCCCTCATGTTGACAGCACCAGACATTCTTCAGTCATCACAGAATGGTGGCCCAAATGCATCACATGGCCGGACATCCCCACGTGGAGTCCTGCATAAAAGTGGAAGCAGCACCAAAAACTTGGCCTCTAGTAAATCAACATCTAGACACTCTGTAAGTTTTCAGCTACATCCAAGACATGACTCAGACCAACCGGTGACCCAACAGCAAAAAAGTCTACATTATGATGAGATAAACCAGTTACTGTCTGTCTTTCAAAAAGATCCCACTGGAAATGCATGTCACTTGGTGTGTGCTCCTTCTGAAAGTGATCCCTTCTTTGGAAAGGAACCTCACTTCTCAGGACGGTTTACTGCCCCTTCTACTCCCAGTGGAACTCGTAAAGCTTGCAGCCCAAATAAGATAAAGGGAGGAAATGAAGGGAAGCGATCTGTCGCCACTTTCAGTTACATTGAAAAAGCTCAAATGAAATCAGTAGAGGGTCAGTATAACTCTTTGTGCCAAAGCGAGCCTCAGAATCCTTTCAACAGAACCATGGAGGAGAGTGCTACCCCTCTTCACCTCAGGAAAAGGCTCAGTGATCCAGTGTGGTTCAACAGCTTGGAATCCATGAATAACTGTAGTTCAAAACAGCTTAGTCAAGGTTTGGGAAACTCACATATAGGTACGCCCAGCTTTAGGAGGGCAACTCTAGACTCCATTGCCAGAGAAGCCAGCCATCGAGCATTGGAAGAATTTGGTTCCCCACAACTAAGGCAAAAACTGGCCGGCAACTGTCCTGATAGAGGTCATGATGTCAGAAGAGAAGAGCAGCATTGCTGTCGGTCTTGGTCTGGATCACCGGTGATACCATGCAGTTCTAGGACCCTGCCCACTAAAGCAACAATAATGGACCATGAGCGGAATAGTTTGTTTTATAGAATTCCTAGGAGCCATGCTACCGACCAACTGTCTAACCATGCCAAGCAAGCTTACTTTACAATGTCACACTCAAGCACCAACACTCAGGAGGTCTCAAACCAAAGAGCAAATCAACCATCAAGCAATCAACAAATCAGTCATTCCATAAGTGATAATCCACAGCAAGCCCACAGAGTTAATTTCAACCTGGCCAACTCACAAAATAATGTAGAAGAAGGAGCTAACCAGCTGAGTGGAAGGAGGAGCGTATCCCCAGCCACAAGTCCTGAAATGGCTTGTAAACTAGCAAAAGAAGCCACCAAACTTTCCATACTTATGGAAGCCAGGGGGTCTCCAACCCCATCTTCAACAGACACAGTAAGGTCTTACAGTCCCCAGCTGGGACATTCAAGAGAGCCTCAGCTCTATGCTAACTTCCAGGGCCCTGGAGAACCGACTCACTCTAATTGCAACCTTCCTAGTCAGGAGTACAAATGTAAACAAGGGTTTGTCAAAACTGGTCACCATTCTGTACAAATAACCCCTCTTTTGCCCCACATtggaagtatatctccagcagcTCCAGCAAGGTTGAACCGATCAGATGTAATACCATCCTCTCCTATACGAGACCCACGGACAGAGAGAACACAGTTGGTAGGGAAAGACAGCCCGACTTTGCATCGGCACCTACCTTCCCAGTACACAAAAGATAATCATACACATAGCTATGAACATAGGCAGTATGAGACACTCAGAAGTCTCAAAGACAGCCCAAATAGCAGCAGGAGACATTTTACAAGGCCTAACCTAGAGACACCAAGCTGGACCACTCAGCAAAATCATGGGGTAGAGGATTGCTTAGTCAGAGAAAAGGAAAACTTAAGGGAGATGGACAGTCATTGGAGGAATAGTCCAACAACACCAGTCTCTCAAGAGAACCATTATATGGTCTCAATGCAGAAAAATGAGATGAAAGCTGACACTAAGAATAAACAGGAATGGAGTTGTACAGCATCACAGAGTTCCAGTGGGCTCACAGGCAGCCTTATAGAGAGCACTCTGCATAAGAGAGACTGCATATCCTCTGAGATATCTAGCAAAACCAGCCAAAAGAGTCCTGACTCTGGAAACACAGGAATACAGGTAATCTTGGTACACATCTTTAGATTCAGCTCATGCCTTGATTCACTGCGTGATTTTGTTGTCTGATAACTCAATTTTTGTTTGTAGTCTGAAAGGGGACCATTTCTGCTGAGGCCTTCCTTACACTATCAGAAGATTGCTCGTGCCAAATGGGAGTTCCTGTTTGGGTCCCACTCCGATCAACAAGATCAACACGAAACAAAGGGTGAAATTTTCTTAGAAATTTCTAACTCAGACTTCCAGAATGCAGTTTTCTGAAAAGTCATCCTTCTTTCTTCATCCTTCATATGCCTCTCATTGTAAACAAGCTGTTTGCCTCATTAATAAATTCTTAATCCAACTGTGTAACAAGCCTCATCCCTAAAGCATGACATTAGAATGTGCCCTTTTCCGTTTTAGTGAAATTATCTTTTAGTTGATTTTTGTTACAGCTTTGCTTGATTTTAGCTGTGGTTTTATGTTGTGTATAAATTTcttgaaaaattattaatttatctgTATTTCCTGTGGTTTTCAAATAGATTATTTTTAGGTTCATTGAGTTTCAATTCTTTACTGTGTGTAGGTGTTTTCAATTCACTGTCAAAGAGAGAGAGTTTAGAAGAGAATGAGTCACTAGAATTATTCTTGAGAATTGCTTGTTTTATGTGGTTATTCCTTTTACCTTACCTTGACATGTATACAGTTTGTaaatacttttatccaaaacaatttCAGGCTACACTTTTTATCAGTGTATGAATTTCTTGGGATTCAAACTCATGGCCTTGGCACTGATAGTGCCATACTCTACTTGTTAAGCGACAGGGCCTAATGTTATACAATTTAATAACGTCCTTATTTGTAAGCCAATTCAGATAAAACTTTCTGCAAATAGAATTTAATGTGGCCAAAGCCATTTACCGTTTACTGAAACTGTGAATTAGAAAGGTTAAACATTTTGTCTGTTTAGAgagactatatatataaatatatatataaaacttcctTATTTAGGACATGACACTCTCAATCCTTTGattttcctttattaacacacattCTAGGCTCCTCCACTGTACCCTCCAGTGGTTGTACCATTGAGTTTCCAGCATCCATTTCACCCTTGTCTACCCCTGTAAGGTCAAAAACAACACAGTCAAGACCCTGTAAAGCAACTGGCTCTTCAAAATCTGTATGCCACATTGTGCAGAAAGTTGAAGTGGAGTTGATAAACCATCATCCCACAATGGAAAGCTCCAATAAGACCGGCATCACCAGACGTAGTGTGAAATATTCAGAGACCGACATAGATGCAGTGCCCCTGCGCTGTTACAGGGAAACAGACCTTGATGAGGTGATGCTGGCAGAACAGGAGGAGGTGGACTCTGCTTTTGGCAGTAACCGCAGTGTGCTAGGCACTTCAGGCACTAACAGCAGCAGCCCCCTGGAGGGAGTGTTGTGCCCACACACAGATGGTGAGGAGGAGCTGCAAGATGAAGAGGTGGTGAGCTGGGCAAGTGTGAGGATACAAGGTGACAAAAAGAGGCAAAATGCCACACCTGAAGGAGATGAAGTGTTTAGTCGACTGCTAAGAGGGTGAGTGTGGAATAGAATACACTATAGTTACATATCTGAattcacacacatatatctgAGTGATGCCTGCTTCATGTTGTTTTGCTCCATTTTGAAGACTTTAGGGGAAAATTATAATGGGTCTATATAGTTTCCTTGGGACGCCGAGGAGGCTGCAATGGAGTTCAAGGGGgtcagattaaaatagattaaataatattaaaatggttttaataataacataacataaattcacatttacatatacattataaCACTACTAAAGACTTCCATCAGATTAATTAGTTATTTTCTTCTGTTAAAACCCATATTTTCAGTAGCTTCTCTTTATGTCTTTTTATGGTGGGTAGAAAAAATACAgtgtgaatttaaaataaactaaatattttacatgtctgttttttttactgtattaattGGGTCTTTATTCATGAAAATTTAGAATTCTAGAAAGGTGTCAGTTCTGTGGcatagttttaattcattttaaatgatgtaggcAAACCACTCATAGGAGCTCATCTATGACTTATGCTCTTCTTGTAGTCCCCTAGATTGCCAGCCTGACAGCCACATGGCTTTGAAGTCTCCCATCTCTGTCACCAGCCCCTGTCAGATCTCATCAGATGGCTTGGACTCCTTCAGCAGACACTTTGAGAGCATTATGGAGTCGCACCGTGCCAAGGGCACCTCTTATAGCAGCTTGGATAGTGAAGACATCACCCCTAGTGGCCCACTTGTCTTCACTTTTGACTTTCCGACTCTCACTCCTGAGATCCAGAGTCAGATCAGTGAAAGTGCCAAGCAGATCATCGAACTGAACTTCTCTCCTCTAATGTGCCCAAAACCACCTGCTGTGTCTGATCCCACGGAGTGTGTGGCCTCCCAGGGCCCACACAGGAAGGACCAGAGTGGTGTCTGTGTAGAAGAGAGTCCATTCTGTAGTGGATCCAGCTCTGATCAAGCCCGCAGGCCTGATTCTGACACAGATGCTGCCGTGAGGTTAGTATCGGTCTGGTGATATTTTTCATGATTTGTCATAAATAACTCATCATCACTGCATGTTAACAGATAAATTAGTGTAATGTTAACACCCCCAAACCCCCCTGGTGAAATAAACACCTGGAAGAATAATAGCAATTATACACATTAGAAGAGGAACAGCTGGcagtgcagacacacacacacacacacacagacaaactcaGAGACTTTGTTCTTTTTGACATATTTGAGTAACCAGTTGATGAGTGAAAAGGGATTTAATGGGCTTTCTGTTATAAGATGGGTTTACAAAAAGAATCAACGGTTGAGTATTTACCACTGGAGGGCAGTGCCGAGCTTTGTGATTGTACTGAGATACCAACTCACTTTGTTTTAGGAATGCCCTTGATGAATGTAGTGTGAACTTTTTttcttatgcatttttttaaatgtgtgttaaCATGCAGGGCTTGCTTCAAACCATCCTCAGAGAAATAGAACGCTACGTAGCAAGTAGTTATATAAGGATAAAGTTCCTAACTAAATAAGTTTTCCTTGGGTATGGCTGCACAGTATCCTTCCAGGGCTGTGACTGACCCGGAATCTCAGGGTCAGAGTTGTGTTTAGGCCTATAGTATCTTACTACTCCTTCCTGTCTGCTGTCAGAATAAATCCGAGGGCAGCGTCAGCTATTTTATCTTGTtttccaataaataaaaaaaacaaaagaatttaAAAAGTTTCAATTTActccaaaataaaaatgatcttGCTGTATAAttcttaaatgtaatatttgtattacatttttttcatcagGAAATTGTTGTTTCTTGATTTATATGcaaaattaatttatcttttatgatagatttatattaaacaaattatGTCAATGTTTTAGTCAAAAAAACACACAAGACAACAATGTTGATGTTGACAACAATGTTGAAAATATATCCATTTGACCTTTTTGGAACATAAAAATTGTGCAACAACAGCAGTTTCACAGAGTTTTGTAGCTTTTAGACCGGCATTTTAATGTGGCATAAGGTTTTCAAGTCCCCTACAATAAGGAACAATGTCTGGATATTTTATCTGAGGTTTACTGTGGTTATTAAGAGCGCCTGAAAGCCGACACTGTATGCTTTGATACCTGGCTCATCCACTACATTCCTTCTCCTGCTATGGGGCTAGATAGACCTGGAGCTTTGCCAGACACATTCGGTCTCCATGGTGAGAGCAGATTAAATTGTCTTGTGATTTCAGGGTTTTAAATAGAGTGAGTAGGAAACTATTACTGTTTCAGCAGGGCTGTATCTgtccattattttatttaaatggccactgatattaaaaaaacacaatccATTATTCAATCACATAATTCTGGCCTGTATTTGTCCTTATAGATACATATTAATAATTTGATAATGAGACTATGTATTCAGCACCATGTTGAAATGGAGATTGACTAAGTCTAATGGGAGGGACGAAAGTAACAAGGCAAGacaaagagaggaagagagggcTGAAAAGAGGGGAAAAGGGGGGGTAAACTGTTGTGAAAGGAAATACAGACCATATCCACCAGAGAAAAATAGCTTAGATGATAAGAGAGGAACATGCATTCAGATCCACAAACACGCACAAACAGGCAAGCGTAAGGTGGAAGCTGGTGGGGCGAGAAAGAAcgagagaaaataaaacagatgaaCAGCTGTATCGCTCCTCTGACTACGCATTGGGCACAAAAAGAGCTTGTAAAAGTTTGGAGTAGGATCAGCTATCACAGCAACTAAAAGATTTCAATGACAGTTGACAAGGGACTTGCATAAGCAGAGGGTCAGATTTCTTCTAAACCTCCACAGGCTAGTTCTGGACAAAGGGAGGTTCAGGGAAGGGTAGAAAATGAGGGAGGCTGGATGCTGGGTTTATAAGCAAGCTCCTGTCTTCTGGCTATGTAAGGTGTGAAGGGGCAGGGCTAAGGAGATGGCTCATTATGTGCTCTGCTGGAGGGGTGGGGCCTTGGAGGATAATTACATGTATGCCCCCCACCCTGCCATATACCGGTGAGTAGAAAATATTGACTTCTTTTGAATATTTTGTCGGTATCAGTGTTGTTATAGTATCAGTGAGATGCTATTAtagatttattaatgttttgcattttcattttacttGTAAAGTTTTACAAATGTTCCTTTGTTTCTGATATTTTTAttagcaatttatttattattgtcattattaaaatgtatgtagtgtttatttttcattcttattttttCAGCTTTAGTTATCTTAATCTCATTTGCTAAATAGTGTTTGGTGAATACCTGAGGCAATCCACAGTTTATCGCACTATTAAAATGCAGTATTTAAAAGCATTTCAAGATTTTTATGAAGACCATTATGGTCTCAGTTTAACAGCAGGGGTCTGAATTAAGTTGAGGTTTGGGTGGTCTGACTCCTCTAATTAAAATTTGTTGTTAAAATGACTTTTACATATAAGTATATGTTTTAGTCagggttttttatatatatattttggtaacAAAAAAGTTAGATTAGTTAGTTAGCTACCTGATTGTAAATAGATGCTCGCTACCAGAAATCGTATTAGCCTAAGGATGTGACCATAGTCACGGTCAGTTCCTTTTCATTAGGATCATCATCTGACAGAGCATTGACAAAACATAAACACTGTCACTATCACTTCATTGCTGATTAAAATATGACAAAGATATCACAATCAGATTTATATTGCGTTACACAAGACAAACCTCAACACACTGTGAAACTTCCTCCTTCaaatttcttt
Above is a genomic segment from Carassius carassius chromosome 30, fCarCar2.1, whole genome shotgun sequence containing:
- the LOC132110749 gene encoding uncharacterized protein LOC132110749 isoform X1, with translation MSQSGKILHLYVEVKSVTNGEGKDLGDVAKTDSLMLTAPDILQSSQNGGPNASHGRTSPRGVLHKSGSSTKNLASSKSTSRHSVSFQLHPRHDSDQPVTQQQKSLHYDEINQLLSVFQKDPTGNACHLVCAPSESDPFFGKEPHFSGRFTAPSTPSGTRKACSPNKIKGGNEGKRSVATFSYIEKAQMKSVEGQYNSLCQSEPQNPFNRTMEESATPLHLRKRLSDPVWFNSLESMNNCSSKQLSQGLGNSHIGTPSFRRATLDSIAREASHRALEEFGSPQLRQKLAGNCPDRGHDVRREEQHCCRSWSGSPVIPCSSRTLPTKATIMDHERNSLFYRIPRSHATDQLSNHAKQAYFTMSHSSTNTQEVSNQRANQPSSNQQISHSISDNPQQAHRVNFNLANSQNNVEEGANQLSGRRSVSPATSPEMACKLAKEATKLSILMEARGSPTPSSTDTVRSYSPQLGHSREPQLYANFQGPGEPTHSNCNLPSQEYKCKQGFVKTGHHSVQITPLLPHIGSISPAAPARLNRSDVIPSSPIRDPRTERTQLVGKDSPTLHRHLPSQYTKDNHTHSYEHRQYETLRSLKDSPNSSRRHFTRPNLETPSWTTQQNHGVEDCLVREKENLREMDSHWRNSPTTPVSQENHYMVSMQKNEMKADTKNKQEWSCTASQSSSGLTGSLIESTLHKRDCISSEISSKTSQKSPDSGNTGIQSERGPFLLRPSLHYQKIARAKWEFLFGSHSDQQDQHETKGSSTVPSSGCTIEFPASISPLSTPVRSKTTQSRPCKATGSSKSVCHIVQKVEVELINHHPTMESSNKTGITRRSVKYSETDIDAVPLRCYRETDLDEVMLAEQEEVDSAFGSNRSVLGTSGTNSSSPLEGVLCPHTDGEEELQDEEVVSWASVRIQGDKKRQNATPEGDEVFSRLLRGPLDCQPDSHMALKSPISVTSPCQISSDGLDSFSRHFESIMESHRAKGTSYSSLDSEDITPSGPLVFTFDFPTLTPEIQSQISESAKQIIELNFSPLMCPKPPAVSDPTECVASQGPHRKDQSGVCVEESPFCSGSSSDQARRPDSDTDAAVRERPPRPVSESDPVVAERLAVGGTETLTNGNKSDLQAAKRLAKRLYSLDGFKKSEVARHLSKNNDFSRMVAAEYLNYFNFSGMMVDQALRVFLREFALMGETQERERVLSHFSKRYLQCNPNTKLNEDSIHTLTCALMLLNTDLHGHNIGKRMSCTQFISNLEGLNDGQNFPKDLLKALYNSIKNEKLQWTIDEEELRKSFSELDGKNDSTSHTMKRTSSGGNPLISVAQQSSAQVYMNGFLVRKVHADPDGKKTPRGKRGWKTFHAILKGLILYLQKDEYRPDKQLSDEDLKNAVSIHHSLAMRAADYSKRPDVFYLRTADWRVFLFQAPNAEQMQSWITRINTVAAMFSAPPFPAAIGSQKKFSRPLLPGSNTKLPQEEQLKSHETRFRAISSELQELRSSTQDRRTRSRDQEEYKQREEYLDFEKTRCGTYAMLLKAKIRIGETDLEAFEARLFDDGGLQRAHSSPMLPQDNSHGSSTRASTRSRSSSGSSRRIKRSHSQRHSYRQAVKL